From one Pecten maximus chromosome 8, xPecMax1.1, whole genome shotgun sequence genomic stretch:
- the LOC117332431 gene encoding golgin subfamily A member 3-like, producing MEPKFDLNLQQVTFDEGDLSPSGELDSFSNIVHYDSHFSVGGTTSVTTSAHTYAQSVTNKEDRQNNFVSRSRAVPQPSRLKSSQVYCESVCSSHAEDDLHALINPDDGYVTRKSFSKVIPTDIRTLFQVSANTTSIRKKKITKLRKPFIMSAPASGVTDPSLPEKDGAQAFESVAEALHLQWSVIGDKKLTPASPEVVAQIVAEAEKKMKAQNQGKEPAAVSEVSMSASGPIVTPSVSPSYYENTSNNCTSYPQSATAANIPYKTSVSQYQSQNQVISKTETNPNSQVVSSTPSPAPIKKDGSQKEETSSGEITPTKLQVTSRSPELIQIPAGSITTVKEKTSWFSGSSRAPQSVPAKEKSMPEGRDSYSLGGEDSESEVGSGVGDRDESVSSATSELDNLIQSDTDSFLKSLPPVKQVDLSMFTSKPHVVRSYSPPVKETSFRPPQTNTAASMTSVTSEADRSIASPQSSSGGHPTSSFSDSGIPGLDTEPTQTEFQPSKLLSSTPNKPSLVIPQTGPLFKQLHKMLPRQPVAETPGIKSGGQQLDVVLREKAKLEGQLEMLSEEANATRQERAELQAKLASLKLQLETNRQTASDAQCESLKLELEKIQRSKHLLEQSLGSAHKFLEEKNSEFTIQHEELRMSQESNDKLQIRMKEIRDDVRAKEMTIQALKNKIAELYVEVQTVLQAKMESENDARTSKNDLVALINTKDWYQQQLKAAQVARTTLQHELTTLQAQVTSQGSIIERLRTENTKLRQQTKDIQQKALKDKEMLAKHLENIESDMMHREAAFQEIQRERVLMEDTFDTKLQSVEQERSRAHTLMHMTSELENHLDKAQEDLKRKQSQILTLENEQIDLMKKLALSQECVIERDLAVEELQQKLIEVESALKAFQSSLSEKESEIWKLKEEKAAVEISLQAAKEEKQSVDNALASLKGNMGKVEKNFRHMKQELGNRTIEYNEQKKETAALQEELIIVRENLEKEKKGNHAVDREKEEHQLVVDEMRTQKVHLEEEVKFLNTELEALKGTGIEKERNVERLEAELLNTNQKLSQMEEDLGEDKSSPALEELQNENTELKNMMKKSDKQHQKDLTKQKAKVAKLNVDLKSLQSELAQRQSVLESNIELLTGKLREMTLEKEQMETELSMANRKYDLSMLQQQDQLKTELQCIAAELENTKLQKQTLENDLKELQRVKQLEVQEYSQQLAALEKEIARVQELQVDSEGLQRDNQNLSLDLEKEKGRVAGLMQTNTALKDHISQLEDALAGRESALVDLQNLTRGEVQDREKEEAEHNRVVQDLENKLKQEKDSQRELRKQIGTKISENKKLKRHLDSVKTDRDSVQQDLDHRSNELANLRSELDNSKQLQAVQSSQISTLDAENKSLAHQLDRVKQELTDNLAREPIIQEQMTSLQWQLEQKSREVEALTGQRSLAEQRQGIEIEDLQKTVQNQQTELENLRQELVVARKEKSVSQSEMSQLRATLKASVQHHKLTRKLNEGTSQEEGGGMRDTGTQVESHDLPMIPPLPFDLENVEKLLQDSTVKALESKPLDNLQTCLSSLRSEITGLQKQMDEHISTVETSTQSWSSVEDQVNELRRMVKKTINSTTVMTNGQGMDSLAGASVAGVIDI from the exons GTTTCTGCCAACACTACATCCatacgaaagaaaaaaatcaccaaATTAAGAAAGCCATTCATAATGTCTGCTCCTGCTTCTGGGGTTACCGACCCCTCCCTCCCAGAGAAGGATGGGGCTCAGGCATTCGAAAGTGTGGCTGAAGCCTTGCACCTCCAGTGGTCTGTCATAG GTGACAAGAAACTGACTCCTGCTTCACCTGAAGTTGTTGCACAGATTGTGGCTGAGGctgagaaaaaaatgaaagcaCAGAATCAAGGAAAGGAACCGGCTGCTGTTTCCGAG GTGAGCATGTCAGCCTCAGGACCAATAGTCACACCCTCCGTCTCACCAAGCTATTatgaaaatacatcaaacaaCTGTACCTCGTATCCACAGAGTGCCACCGCAGCAAACATTCCATACAAGACATCTGTGTCACAGTATCAAAGTCAAAACCAAGTAATATCTAAAACGGAGACAAATCCAAACTCACAAGTTGTTAGTTCAACGCCATCACCAGCTCCAATTAAGAAAGATGGCAGTCAGAAGGAAGAAACTtcatcaggggagataactccaacaAAACTTCAGGTAACGTCTCGTTCTCCAGAACTCATTCAGATACCAGCTGGTAGTATCACAACAGTGAAGGAGAAGACGTCATGGTTCAGTGGATCTAGCCGTGCACCTCAGTCTGTCCCTGCCAAGGAGAAATCTATGCCTGAGGGCAGGGATAGTTACTCCCTAGGGGGTGAAGACAGTGAGAGTGAGGTAGGCTCCGGGGTAGGGGACAGGGACGAAAGTGTTTCTAGTGCTACAAGTGAACTTGACAATTTAATTCAAAGTGACACAGACAGTTTTCTCAAATCTCTTCCACCTGTAAAGCAAGTGGACTTAAGTATGTTCACATCAAAACCTCATGTTGTACGTAGTTATTCGCCCCCCGTGAAGGAGACCTCTTTCCGTCCCCCTCAGACTAACACTGCTGCTAGCATGACCTCTGTAACTTCAGAGGCTGACAGATCCATAGCTTCACCTCAGAGTTCCAGTGGTGGACACCCAACATCATCATTCAGTGATTCAGGAATCCCTGGGTTAGACACGGAACCCACACAAACAGAATTTCAACCTTCAAAGCTGTTGTCAAGTACACCAAACAAACCTAGTCTGGTCATTCCTCAGACCGGACCTTTGTTTAAACAACTGCACAAAATGTTGCCAAGACAACCTGTTGCTGAAACTCCTGGAATCAAATCAGGTGGACAACAGCTTGATGTTGTCTTAAGAGAGAAAGCAAAACTTGAAGGACAGCTGGAGATGTTGTCTGAAGAAGCAAATGCAACTCGCCAAGAGCGGGCAGAACTACAGGCCAAACTTGCCTCTTTGAAACTACAACTGGAGACAAATCGCCAGACAGCCAGTGACGCCCAGTGTGAAAGTCTGAAATTAGAGCTTGAAAAGATACAAAGGTCAAAACATCTTTTAGAACAGTCGTTGGGTTCAGCTCATAAGTTTCTTGAAGAGAAAAATTCTGAGTTTACAATACAACATGAGGAACTCCGAATGTCTCAGGAGTCAAATGACAAACTTCAAATCAGGATGAAAGAAATTCGGGATGATGTACGCGCAAAAGAAATGACAATTCAAgctctgaaaaataaaattgctGAACTATATGTTGAGGTTCAAACGGTTCTACAGGCAAAAATGGAGTCTGAAAATGATGCTAGGACATCGAAAAATGATCTTGTAGCTTTGATCAACACCAAGGACTGGTACCAGCAGCAACTGAAGGCGGCACAGGTTGCCAGGACGACGTTACAACATGAACTGACCACGCTTCAAGCACAGGTTACCTCACAAGGCAGCATCATTGAACGTCTCCGCACGGAAAACACCAAGCTTCGCCAACAGACAAAAGACATACAGCAGAAAGCTCTGAAGGATAAAGAGATGTTGGCCAAGCATCTGGAGAACATTGAGTCAGATATGATGCACAGAGAAGCTGCATTCCAGGAAATTCAGCGTGAACGAGTTCTGATGGAGGACACGTTTGATACGAAGTTACAATCAGTGGAGCAGGAACGTTCTAGGGCACATACACTGATGCATATGACTTCTGAACTGGAGAACCATCTTGACAAGGCACAGGAAGACCTAAAGAGAAAACAGTCTCAAATTCTCACTTTGGAAAATGAGCAAATTGATCTGATGAAAAAATTGGCTTTGTCGCAGGAATGTGTGATCGAAAGGGACCTTGCTGTTGAGGAACTGCAACAGAAGTTGATAGAAGTGGAAAGTGCCTTGAAGGCTTTCCAGTCAAGTCTCAGTGAGAAGGAATCAGAGATCTGGAAACTAAAGGAAGAAAAAGCTGCTGTAGAGATTTCTCTTCAGGCAGCTAAGGAGGAGAAACAATCTGTGGATAATGCTCTTGCTAGTCTAAAAGGAAATATGGGAAAAGTCGAAAAGAATTTCCGCCACATGAAGCAGGAATTAGGAAATAGGACAATAGAATACAATGAACAGAAGAAGGAAACGGCTGCACTCCAAGAAGAGCTAATAATTGTAAGGGAGAATTTGGAGAAGGAAAAGAAAGGCAATCATGCTGTAGATAGAGAGAAGGAAGAACACCAGCTGGTTGTGGATGAGATGAGAACACAGAAAGTGCATCTCGAAGAAGAAGTGAAGTTTCTTAATACAGAGTTAGAGGCGTTGAAGGGTACTGGAATAGAAAAGGAGAGGAACGTTGAGCGTTTGGAGGCAGAACTTCTTAACACAAATCAGAAACTTTCTCAGATGGAAGAGGATCTCGGAGAGGACAAGTCATCTCCGGCTTTAGAGGAGCTTCAGAACGAAAACACAGAATTGAAAAACATGATGAAAAAGTCAGATAAACAGCATCAGAAAGATTTGACAAAGCAAAAAGCTAAAGTTGCCAAACTCAATGTAGACCTTAAGTCACTTCAAAGTGAACTTGCCCAAAGACAAAGTGTATTGGAGTCAAATATTGAACTGTTGACTGGTAAACTACGAGAGATGACCTTAGAGAAGGAACAAATGGAGACAGAACTGTCGATGGCAAACAGGAAGTATGATCTGAGCATGCTCCAACAACAGGACCAGCTGAAGACTGAATTACAG TGTATAGCAGCAGAACTGGAAAACACAAAACTCCAGAAACAAACCCTTGAGAATGACTTAAAGGAACTTCAGCGGGTGAAGCAGTTGGAAGTTCAAGAGTACAGTCAGCAGTTGGCTGCTCTTGAGAAAGAAATTGCTCGTGTTCAGGAGTTACAGGTAGATTCAGAGGGCCTTCAGCGGGATAACCAGAACCTGTCCCTGGATCTGGAGAAGGAAAAGGGACGAGTGGCAG GTTTGATGCAGACCAATACTGCTTTAAAGGATCACATCTCGCAGCTTGAGGATGCTTTGGCTGGGCGTGAATCTGCACTTGTTGACCTCCAAAATCTGACCCGCGGGGAGGTGCAGGATCGTGAGAAGGAGGAAGCGGAACATAACCGTGTGGTCCAGgatttagaaaataaattaaaacaggaGAAAGATTCACAGAGAGAACTTAGAAAGCAG ATTGGCACCAAGATTTCTGAAAATAAGAAATTAAAGCGCCACCTTGATTCAGTGAAGACAGACAGAGATAGTGTCCAGCAGGATCTTGACCACCGGTCAAACGAATTGGCGAATTTACGTAGTGAGCTGGACAACAGCAAGCAACTACAGGCTGTACAGAGCAGTCAGATCAGTACATTGGATGCAGAGAACAAGTCACTTGCCCACCAACTGGACAGGGTTAAGCAGGAACTGACCGACAATCTCGCACGGGAACCAATCATACAAGAACAGATGACC AGTCTACAATGGCAGTTAGAACAAAAGTCACGCGAAGTGGAGGCTCtcacaggtcaaaggtcattagCGGAACAAAGGCAGGGTATCGAGATCGAAGACCTTCAGAAAACTGTTCAG AATCAGCAAACAGAGCTGGAGAATTTGAGACAGGAGCTAGTTGTAGCCAGGAAGGAGAAATCTGTATCTCAGTCTGAGATGTCACAGTTACGAGCCACTCTGAAGGCCTCGGTACAACATCACAAG TTAACACGGAAGCTGAATGAGGGAACAAGCCAGGAAGAGGGAGGTGGTATGCGTGACACTGGAACACAGGTAGAAAGTCACGACCTGCCCATGATTCCACCTCTGCCGTTCGACCTGGAAAATGTGGAGAAGTTATTACAGGATTCCACAGTCAAGGCACTGGAGAGCAA accATTGGACAATCTCCAGACATGTCTGAGTTCTTTGAGATCAGAGATCACAGGGCTTCAGAAGCAGATGGATGAACATATTAGCACCGTAGAAACTTCTACGCAGTCCTGGAG TTCAGTGGAGGACCAGGTGAATGAGTTACGGAGAATGGTGAAAAAAACCATCAACAGTACAACTGTGATGACCAATGGTCAAGGGATGGACTCTCTGGCTGGGGCAAGTGTGGCTGGAGTGATTGACATCTAA